In Macadamia integrifolia cultivar HAES 741 chromosome 13, SCU_Mint_v3, whole genome shotgun sequence, one DNA window encodes the following:
- the LOC122059960 gene encoding uncharacterized protein LOC122059960, translating into MAIVSRSSSSNWIFPLKVLLILVGVCSLAVVLKLSLPAISDFLVSELPRLWSSFRFWLKPPYLYFVMNGIIITIAASSRFRHKVEEQPELVVPGPVKAEVQPDFAVAAGYDAVVLKNPVTVEQQFDYDIVASAKDVVDATQLVYGGLEPAVVYGQDEVSATEVKSPVVNASEDDDGEDDFVISRSTWTPQARESTEIRGDCSFATVKPLVSIRFGHRKNVKSSPEVGRGLTVAKSKRNDTLESTWKMITDGRPIPLNRHLKKSETLEMLGRHNSPNSGPPEAVKMIKSETFKDRNSNTSSLSPSPGSGKLRKEPSLGQDELNRRVEAFIKKFNEEMRLQRQESLNQYHEMINRGAGL; encoded by the exons ATGGCGATTGTCTCTCGAAGTAGCTCCAGCAACTGGATTTTTCCTCTGAAAGTTCTGCTCATCTTGGTCGGTGTCTGTTCGTTGGCTGTTGTTTTAAAGCTCTCCCTTCCGGCGATATCGGACTTTTTAGTTTCTGAACTTCCTCGGCTTTGGAGCTCTTTCCGCTTTTGGCTTAAGCCTCCATACCTCTACTTCGTCATGAATGGCATCATCATTACCATTGCTGCGTCTTCGAGGTTCCGGCATAAGGTCGAAGAGCAGCCGGAGCTAGTGGTACCGGGGCCGGTGAAAGCCGAGGTACAACCTGATTTTGCCGTTGCTGCGGGATACGACGCTGTGGTGTTGAAGAATCCTGTCACCGTAGAACAGCAGTTCGATTACGATATTGTTGCTTCAGCGAAGGATGTTGTGGATGCTACTCAGCTGGTTTATGGAGGTTTGGAGCCGGCGGTGGTTTACGGACAGGATGAGGTCAGTGCGACGGAAGTGAAGAGTCCTGTGGTGAACGCTTCTGAGGACGACGATGGTGAGGATGACTTCGTGATTTCTAGGTCGACTTGGACGCCGCAGGCCAGGGAGTCGACGGAGATTCGAGGTGATTGTTCGTTTGCGACAGTGAAACCTCTGGTTTCCATTCGGTTCGGTCACCGGAAAAACGTCAAATCTAGTCCTGAag TTGGCAGGGGACTGACGGTGGCGAAGTCGAAGCGAAACGACACTTTAGAGAGCACATGGAAGATGATAACGGACGGGCGTCCGATCCCACTGAACCGTCACCTCAAGAAATCTGAGACGTTGGAGATGCTGGGTCGCCACAACAGTCCCAACTCGGGCCCACCGGAGGCGGTGAAGATGATAAAATCTGAGACGTTCAAGGATCGTAACAGCAACACCTCGTCGCTGTCACCGTCGCCCGGTTCGGGGAAGCTCCGTAAGGAACCGTCACTGGGCCAGGACGAGCTGAACCGACGGGTCGAGGCATTCATAAAGAAATTCAACGAGGAGATGAGGTTGCAGAGACAAGAGTCTTTGAATCAATACCATGAGATGATCAACCGAGGTGCAGGACTTTAA